A region from the Aegilops tauschii subsp. strangulata cultivar AL8/78 chromosome 5, Aet v6.0, whole genome shotgun sequence genome encodes:
- the LOC109740710 gene encoding uncharacterized protein, with protein MEQPGGQSSTGGVSENQAERSNPLGYLLTASSAIGRVQAPLRASYEHLGPFRGGAPRFGPSTASVSPARSPQFNNLLANRTVSAGSNNGVGRGLPFPMPPRVVQGQGSRYHATGRDGVLPSSLMQARSTDHFTFQSSEPRSMAPNRGNHFYSQFLAPPRQVVPAQFLGGLTPTASGVVNASSALGASESTRAQSVFLLNSVDSGRRDVLAREAGTSIMQRREPTRRVGELAFLPGTGSVQGMDPLGFDDGLHHERSLLVGTGSVQHTTGFDDTRLHGHSLFASTRPALRMEMMGFEVHSLHRRVLLTGTGFVHRTELICFDIGVFRHTLLAVPGYVSRLSAGTRQMMESSGAGMTREDNRAAVAVRNEAILRRLNRMVRVLEDGRRARADILAASRGHGR; from the exons ATGGAACAGCCTGGAGGCCAATCAAGCACCGGAGGCGTTAGCGAAAATCAGGCCGAGCGAAGCAACCCCCTTGGCTACCTCCTCACCGCTTCTTCGGCTATCGGCAGAGTGCAAGCCCCTCTGAGGGCATCGTATGAGCATCTGGGGCCTTTCAGAGGTGGTGCACCACGCTTTGGTCCTTCGACCGCCAGCGTCTCCCCTGCCCGGAGCCCCCAGTTCAACAATCTCCTTGCCAACCGTACCGTGTCTGCGGGGAGCAACAATGGCGTGGGTCGTGGACTGCCTTTTCCCATGCCACCACGCGTGGTGCAAGGGCAAGGATCGAGGTACCACGCCACTGGAAGGGACGGTGTTTTGCCGTCATCGCTTATGCAAGCTCGGAGCACCGACCATTTCACCTTCCAGTCGTCGGAGCCACGCTCCATGGCACCGAACAGGGGCAACCACTTCTATTCGCAGTTTCTCGCGCCGCCGCGACAGGTGGTGCCTGCGCAGTTCCTTGGTGGTCTGACCCCGACGGCTTCCGGGGTTGTCAACGCTTCGTCGGCACTAGGAGCATCAGAATCAACCCGAGCACAGAGTGTCTTCCTGCTTAACAGCGTAGACTCCGGTCGGCGCGACGTGCTTGCACGAGAAGCAGGCACCAGTATCATGCAACGGAGAGAGCCGACCCGCCGTGTCGgggagcttgcctttctcccagGCACCGGATCTGTGCAAGGCATGGATCCACTGGGCTTCGACGACGGTCTCCATCATGAGCGTTCGCTTCTTGTAGGCACAGGATCTGTGCAACACACGACTGGCTTTGACGACACTCGCCTCCATGGGCATTCTCTTTTTGCAAGTACCAGACCCGCGCTGCGCATGGAGATGATGGGCTTCGAGGTTCATAGCCTCCATAGGCGTGTGCTTCTTACAGGCACCGGATTCGTGCATCGCACAGAGCTAATTTGCTTCGACATAGGTGTCTTTAGGCATACACTTCTTGCAGTCCCCGGATACGTGTCACGCCTCAGCGCTGGCACAAGGCAAATGATGGAGTCATCAGGCGCAGGCATGACACGTGAGGACAACCGAGCGGCGGTGGCGGTGAGAAATGAGGCCATATTGCGGCGCCTGAATAGGATGGTTAGGGTCTTGGAGGATGGGAGAAGAGCCCGCGCTGACATCCTTGCAG CTTCTCGTGGTCATGGGCGGTGA